The Brassica oleracea var. oleracea cultivar TO1000 chromosome C6, BOL, whole genome shotgun sequence genomic interval ATAATGGCGAAATATAATCGTTGATATGTATTATTAACACTTAGTGCATAGATAAAAGTAGGTCTCTGGCGAGGGTACAAGACAAGTAGTACAACCGTAATCAAGAAGATCACTAAAGGAAGGAGGATGGAACAGGGGAGAGTTCTGGATGAAGCAGAGAGAAGAGAACATTGTTTTCTTCGTAGAGGACAAGAGCTCTCTTCTTTAGAGCCTCGTTCTCTCGTATGATGCTTTGATTCTTTAGGAAGAGCTTCATGTTTCTCATCTCCATCTCCTTCTTTTCCCTAAGTATTCTTCTCCTCCTGCGTCGAAAGAAAGGAATAAAAAGAAACAGATCGAAGTTGTTATAACTCAGAACTCTAAACACAGAGTTAATGTGTCTGAA includes:
- the LOC106296578 gene encoding protein LITTLE ZIPPER 2-like, which encodes MCLRSSESFPDTRTPTMRSASCHNKRNVKTQTHLRVLNLTRRRRILREKKEMEMRNMKLFLKNQSIIRENEALKKRALVLYEENNVLFSLLHPELSPVPSSFL